Part of the Candoia aspera isolate rCanAsp1 chromosome 1, rCanAsp1.hap2, whole genome shotgun sequence genome, CATCTATTAAAAGTACCAAATGTGCTTCACCCATATATTTGTCTTTTTCCTGTAATATAAAAAATTTCCTCACACAAAAATAGAGGAATATAGCTTAGCTTTAAACCAGATCTGCTCACTAATTTTGTTGGTGTTTGAGCTCCTCATAGTGCCCTGCTGCTGTCTAGGATTTGCATTCCTGTAAagttttttattgttatatttgctCTGCTACTGCAGTGATAGTGACTTTTAAAAGGTCAATTTTCTTCACTTAGTTGAGATAGGACATATGCTTTCATATTCATATGTGGGAGATACCAGTGGTGATATATCACTAAATCACTGAAAAAGTCTAATTTATGGATGAATTAAATTTGGACTTTAAATGTGATCCTTTTCATGTTTAATCTAGTGATGCATTCAATTGCTTTTTTCATTTGACATAACATGTTGCATACATTTGTGAAACATTTTGAGAACTCTGCTTTCTCTTTTGACACTACTGTATATAgatgccatcttcattttttcttgcaagggctttttttaatgttttgaaaactCTTCTGTGCACTCTTCTAGCACCAAAAGCTTGTACCAACCACCAGTCATTTAAATTTCCCAGCCTGCTGTACAACAGATGTTGGATACCCTGGGTATTGCAATACGGTCACTCTAAGATGATGGCCAGTTGTCACCAAATTGGGGACGGGGGAGGGAGAGAACTAAGGATACAGTATCTGGAGCAATGCTGGAGGACTTAAATCAGTGGCAGCTGGTGAGGTAATTGGCGCTTGTGACGTCAGCTCACTTAAGCTGGACATCAGCCCTGGACTTCAGAATTGTGCATAGTTATCTCTGTTTCCTATGGCTAGCAAAATCAAGATAGATAATGCAAAATTATTTGAATATTTGTATTGCCtgagttattttcttttaatgcaaaataTTCACGCATGTGCAGATAAAATGCAGTGCTAAGCaaccttaattaattaatccctGATAGAACTTCTTccaaagaaatacagtatgtatttcgTTAGGatgaaaattatattaaatggtAACAAACAGATTAACATTATGATAGGTACAACTGGTTTTCCCATAGGATAAGTATACCCTTCGTTATATTGAAAGTTCTCTCCCCAGCAAATTAGTAATACAAAATTAACTATTCTAAGAAAAACCTTCAAGCCTgaaattctgaatatttttcaatgaaatgtgtttgcagtattttggaggaaaaaaactttattttatgGTGCTTTGCATATGTGAAGAACAAAAAAGCTAAATCTGTGTTTCTATGTtccatattcactgttttctaTAGACTAAGACATTATATGAGCTTTCAATTTTCAAAGTCCCATCACTTTACTGAAATAAGTTCCATGGCCATGCTAGAGGGAATGATGGAATTTAGAAATTGGATGATTTCTTGCTTATTAATGATAAGCCTGGccttatttttaaaggaatttgggGTACATCTATATATTCACAAATTCATGAGTATGTTAAGCCAAGCAGTCTATTTACTGATAAGCAAGTCTTATGGTATTTGCTTATACTTATGTCTAAGAAAATGAGTATACTGTTATAACTTAACCATGCAGTCATATCCATATTTTCTCAGACATACAGTAGGTTCTACTTAAATCATAAGGATTTACCCCCAGATAATTGTGCATACCAATCAATTCCTGATCTGATTCTCTATAGTAATAAACAGTAAAGTGGCAAAAACCAGTGTGCTGTGTTTAAACCAGGCAATATTCTTAACGTGAAATTTAGTTATCAGTTctattgagattttaaaaagaaacatgtttGTTTCACGGATACCAAAATAcaggcataaaaataaaataatttataaacatGCTGGGCTTAAACAAATGCAATCATTTTCAAATCTCATTGGTTTCAGTGTGGGATGCGGGGAAAGAATTACAATTGATTACAGTTGTACATTCTAGCAACAAGCCTTTTGTAGAAGCACATTTGTCTCATATTTGCCATATGATCCTTCCTTTGGAGGATCAGGTGAGTACGGAAGACATGGATCTGATTTGCACATTGCACTGAACCATTTTTTAATGGACTACAGttggttgagttcacacaacatgctaagccaaaatcaagcagtCACATTTTGGCTCAGTGTGATAGGTGAACCCTGTTACTGTACACATATTAAGAGAAAACCTCACATGGACTTTATGTCAGTTATGAGGCTCACTTTGAGGAGATGTTAAAATTAATGAGGCTTTAAAAAActactttggtctagtggttaagccaacaggctagaaaccaggagattgagagttctagtcccgccttaggcatgaaagccggctgggtgaccttgggctagtccctctctctcacaggatggttgttgtggggaaaataggaggaggaaggagtactaggtatgttccccgctttatttataaaaaaataataataaaggcaggatagaaaataaacgaTGGCATATAAACTTGTAGGAATAAAAAGTAAGTATCCTGTTTTCTCAAAGCCACAGATTGTGTGTGCGCTAATTGAAGAATGATGGGAGATGACTTCATACTTGtgtaatttttccattaataccAATGGGACTCAAGGATGCTAATCttaatacagaataaataaaCAGTAGAGAAGCAGAAAATCTGAGATAAACTACCAAAAGTGACTCAGTAATCCAACTGGGCTTTTGATTCCATGCAGAAAGCAAGCAAAGCACACTCAGAATATGCTTATGAAGAAATGGGAATTTTTCCAGGGCATTTGCTGTCATGTACTTAATAAGACTGCACCTGAACAGTAAGAATGAAAATCTGAATTGTTCTAGAAATGAAATACTTCATAACACCATACACACTCAATATGTCATCAAGCAGCTCTAGAAGCCATTGGAAAATTCCCATTACTGTCACTATAATAATTAATCAAGTGATAGTATATTAAACATAGGCTGAAAGTTGATGATAGTGAAATAAAAAGCATAAGTATTTGAAGCCATATTTGCTAATGCTGAAAACATACTTATTCTGGAATAAATCCAATTCTATAGAATTACCCAGTGAACTAGTAACTGTAAACTAGGAATGCATTATAAAGGCACACCAAAAACAATAGTTGGGatgatattttatttctgtatcacTCTTCCTCCTAGATGAGCCCAGAACAGTGTCATAAAGAATAAACacaattttcaataaaataataaaaattgataAAAACAATAGATGAAAATAGCTAAATGgctaattcaaaaaaaaaaaaaaaggtttctaaaATATAGTATATCAGGAGCAGTTATCCTACTATGCCTGGGTGAACAACCATTATCCTCAGTTGTCATGAAAAAGAAGACCTGTGGCTCGCCTCTGACTCCTAAGCTGCTTAGAACTTTGTGTGTTAATTGAAACACCTGTGTTGGTCCAAGAGTTCAGGGATAGCCAGCGCAGCATTTTCAGGATCAGTGTTATGTGATCCGATTTATCTACCCTACTTAGCAAAGGAGCTGCTACATTCTAAACCAGAACATGATAgtgttcaagggtagccccaaatGGGTTACATTATGCTTATCCAATCATGAGATTATTAGGGAATGGTTCGTTGAGGCTAGAAAAATGACAAACAACAAACCAGATGTACCAGCAAACCTGGCCATAGGACATTTTTGTTACTGAGCCACCTGTACCATTAGTGACAGAGTCAAGGAGACCTCCCAGTCTATGCACTGTGCCTTTGGTGGGAGAGCTGACTCGTCTGGAACAGGCCACCCTTCTAACTCCCAGACCTGAAAATCACCCATCCACAACCATTATATCTGGTTCTGGTTTAGCTTCAGCTTATTGGACCACATCCAATTCATCACTGCCTCTAGGCCAAGGGTCTGAACTTCAAATAATCACAGAAGCTGCATGTAGTCTAGTTCATTAGCCCAAGAGCTGCAACACTGAAGTCTTTTCTTACCATGATACAAAAATCCCTaggaaatagaaaatgaatagtATCATGGTATGCCAtgaaacataaacaaacaaacaaactttactGTGAAGTAATACTACTTGTGAAACAGCCACTTCATTTTAGCCACTTAGCTGGCAATgtttttaattaaacagaacacTAAGGTGGTTTGATCCCTGGATTGATAACCTAATATTTTTCAAGATACCTAGGATGATCTAATCGAGAAAATCCAACCTACTAAGAGCTGTTGCCCAagtcctgcttttctttttcctgtcttgttccctttccattctcttccctctccttgcTTGATACAGTCCTTCATTTCTTTCCCTAGCAGAGAGACCTTGCTTGTTCATTATCTTTCCCATTCCTTGCCCTGCAGAGAGACCCACATAGCAGGGCTGccagacccccacccccaccaaaaaaaatctGGCTCTTTCCTCATCTCCCTTGGATAGCCACAGTCTCCTAGTTTATCTTCCCAGGGCAAGCCTTACTCCCCTACCATCCCTGTCCTGAAAAACCTGGTACCATCTCAGAAGTAGCATCCTCTACTGTACAGAGCATTAGGGAGGAGTTTCCAGAGGGTGGTGCTACTCAGTCCAGGAGTTCTTGGGGCACCAAATGTATAGCCCAGCCAAACATATTGCTGGAAGATCCACTGGGTTGTGGTGACTTGCTGAGCCATTACTGCTATCAGGCCACTCCTCCTGGAGCTCTCCCTATGGTCCAGAGTATGCATGTACAAGGCACTCAGCATGCTGGCCTTGCTAAGCAGCATCTTTGACTCCAACAAAGTATAGTTAGTATACAAAGTATACTAACTATAGTATACAAAGTatagaatagtcatacttggggttggctagtgccttgaagtacgcCTCCtgtgcaaggactgaatgagaccatagccattgagattttattatatttggtagtttttaaaattgttttagtctatattttatattggaattttattatatagttattgttctatgttgtaaacctcccagagtccctcggttcagagatgggtggtgacaagtttgattgatagatagatagatagatagatagatagatagatagatagatagatagatagatagataaataaataaataaataattggactTCAGAATTACCAACTCATTCTCTAAATATCTGCCTGAGAACCTCAGTAGTTCCATATAGGTgttgaacaataataataataaaaaagaactcTAACTCTAAACAGAAATCTCCCTCAGCTATTCTGGTGGTGGCCCTGCAAACAGGTATAGGATGTCTCATACAGTTGAGCTGAGCTGAACTGAGCCGAGCTGCTCTAATAATACCCTATGATCATTTTGTCAAAGGTTGCTGAGAGATCCAGAAGAACCAACATAGCAACATTTTCTGTCACTAGTGAAGGTAATTGGAGAAATCCAGGCCTGAAGTCAGACAAAATGGATCCACATTTTCAACTTTTTCCAAGCACATCTGAGGACCATCACACTTTCTTGCGAAAGAAAAGTATATTTGTAGCTGAGTCATAATTATCCTAAATTTCAAGGTCAAGGGAATTACTCCCTCACAATAAATCATCCCTGGGCCCTCCTCTTTGAACCCTCTCTGCTAGATCTTAACAGTCAAAATGGACAGCGATGGAGCTCCCACAAGCTACATGTTCACTTTCTTAGCCAGCAGTAATTGAAATTGACCTTGAAATGGCAGCTCCCATATAAACTCAACAGGTGCTATAGTGATTGTGATATCTAATAGGAAGTCAATACGACAAAACTtcctttaaaaattcttttttgtgtgtgcagtTGGTTGCTGAATGGTCAACTGAGTCTGCTTCACCTTTGAAACGGCTCACCTGCCACCCCAAAAACCTTGCTTTGTGGTACACTGAAGATGCACTGCTGGTGGAAAAATATATTGCACAGTAAGCTCATCCCTGCGCTCTTATCTAAGGTCATATTCATAATGAGAATTAAGCCACATGTGCTCTAACTAGTTAGAGTTAAGATTTCTTCATAGCCTGGAATTCCTTGGTGGCTCCATATTTGGAGACCATACATGGTGATAGTACCATTCACCCTGTTCACCTCCAGATGCCATAGCAAGGCCAGGACTGCAACAGAATTGCCAAGTATTCATCTCTGCAGACAAACCATCTTAACTGAAGTCATCCACAGCAACTTCAAATTGGAGCTGTTGTGAGTTGGGCTGTTTTATAaatgtgatttataaataaataaataatcttgccATCTCAGACAAGGTCTTGGGGCAGCTAAGTGGGCACTACCCTGTTCTGTCTCTGCATCCCAaacctgtcctgactcccaggaaacactctgagacagggaactgttctctaaggtttattgctaatacataacagtaatcctaacaaactgaacaagcgtgggaaaaacccagccatataaaccccgcaggttaaggcggtcccaatctgtgcctcttggaatggctcaccaattcctcagtgctacgcatgcgcttaacagtctggaagggagccccctgctcgccatccttactcatgacagaaccaAGTAGAAACTTTGACAACCAGAACTTAGCAGATGGAATCTGTCATCTTCTCTCCAGTCTGTGCCGATGCTAAGCCAAATACCCAACTGGGCAGAACTTGGTCAGATCTGGACCTCCCACTTCCTCTAGCTAAGTCTTACTGATTCAGGCCAGGTCAATCCATTCATCTATGCAAAAGTCTAATAGTCAGACTACCTTTATTATAATAAAAGTCTTCAGGGACAACTGACAGAGTGATGGCACATTTTTCTCTCTAGATCGTATTAGACTGTGTCTAATGCAACACAATATTCTCACCAACTTTCTGTTCTTCTGAGTAAGCTCCATAGTCAGGCACTTCCCTTTGGTCAAGATGTGGGTAGTCTTGTTTGTACTGCACTCCATTTTCCTCATCCTCTTCTAGATGGTATTTTTTCAGTTCTTGAATGATCTCCATTATCAGATTTAGGAGGTTTTGCCTTTCCTTCAGCCCCGCATTAGATTCTGATTTCTCTTTACAATGCCCTGCTGAAAGCATCAACACCACCAGCCCGATCAGCACTGAAGACCTTAGAAGTTTGTACATTGTACTTGTGGGGATAACCCAGGAAAAGAGAAAACGGTCCCCACTTACTccctgaaagagaaaaaaatatttttaaacaaatcagaaAGAAGACATGAAGTCTAATAGTAGAACTtcaacttatttttttccttacatgAACAAACTACTTAGAGTTCTGCTTGCTGCTCTCTGTCCCATTTCAGTAAAATATCCTTTAACTAAGGAAGACAGTTGGACTTCTAGATGCATTTGTGTATTAGTCTGATCTTCATTCTCAAATGTTCTGAGAAATTTGGTGAAATTAGTTTAGGATTACAAAACCAGCTGGGGCACAgaataaatcaaaaacaaaatcttAGAAAACAAGTGGTAGGAGGGAAGAGATTTCTGAAGAACTGGTTTTTGAAATGCAGAAGTAACTTTTCTGATCACAGCCTGAGAAACAGCACCTAATGAACGGCCCTGAACTTTAGCATAgataaaatttctccatttgttTGGCAGATCCTGAAACCTTGAATGAAAGTTATGGGTTAAGCATTCTGTCTCATAAGAAGCCTCAACaaagggtaaaaaaaataaattgggaggGAGGCAGAGAAATCAACAGCAGGGTCACCCGATTGTTACTCCAGTGTGTCTGTCCTAAGTCACTGGGAAATTTTTCAGCCTATTATAATTCACAGATTTTCTTGTCTTGAtcttgttgatttttaaaaaacattatataGCTCTCTGCTGGTTACTACAGAGGCATTTATCAAATAATAGCTGAGCTAAGTATTTGGAAATCTACATGACAATCAGAATGGTATTGCTACTCTTATTCTTGATTTGGTGGCAATTTCACTATTTTCAGCCAATACATGGGGACCTATTTCTTTCATCTGTACACTGCCCTTCCATTAAAATCCTCAAAGCAGAGTGTCTCTGAATGATTTCCACCAGCATTTCTGCCTCCGGTCATAGTAGATTCTACAAGGCTGCCAAGTGCTATTACACATGACCAATTTAATAAATGATTACACACATTTTACCACGTGGTATATGGTCCTCTAGTGAGTCGGTTCAGAATGCTTCAATACCCTCTCAAGGAAAAC contains:
- the ALKAL2 gene encoding ALK and LTK ligand 2; translation: MYKLLRSSVLIGLVVLMLSAGHCKEKSESNAGLKERQNLLNLIMEIIQELKKYHLEEDEENGVQYKQDYPHLDQREVPDYGAYSEEQKVEIFPRDLRMKDKFLNHLTGHLYFGPKCTKHFHRLYHHTRDCTIPAYYKRCARLLTRLAVSPMCMEG